CGCGCAGTTCTGCAGCCGCACAGCCCCCTGTTCGATGCCGCTGCCGACAGCATGCTCTCACCCTGCATGACGGCGCTGGTTGCCTTCGAAGAGTCCATCCGGGAGGGGCAGGACGTGATCTGTGATCGCGAGGCGGCCGTTCCCTGGGCGGCCCGGAACAGCTCGAAGCCGCAGCGGCCAACAGGCCCGGATTGCTGGGTGCTTCAAGCCGATGCCGAGTGGAGCCAGTCCTTCCTGGACGTCACGCCGGAAAAGCGGGCGGAGGCCCTGCTGGAACAGTGGCAAAGCCAGCTTGGCGGCCGCTTGCCCGACCCCTGTCATCTGGAAAGCCACAGCTGGCTTTACGCGCGGGTCGAAACGCCCCTGTCCGCCCCGTTCCTGCTGGACACCGACAAGGGGTTGTCTGCCTGTGGCGACTGGTGCCTGGGGGCCCGTGCGGAGGCTGCCTGGGACAGCGGTCGTCAACTGGGTCACATGCTGGCGGCCTTCGCCTGAAGGTCGGTATGGCATGCCTCCTCTGCCGTCTCACAGGCTCCTCACGCTCATGTGATAGGACTTGATTTCTCTTCG
The Fodinicurvata sediminis DSM 21159 genome window above contains:
- a CDS encoding NAD(P)/FAD-dependent oxidoreductase, which codes for MKAEPDKGFHLAVIGAGIAGLACAHEVQAAGGHVTVFEKSRGTGGRLATRYRGALRFDHGAQYVTARSPGFRQLVDRASCAGAAAAWSPQGLPALEDWHVGCPGMSQLVQPLADHLQVHLQTAVAQLEPAGTQWRLLDAQGGALGCFDQVVAAIPAPQARAVLQPHSPLFDAAADSMLSPCMTALVAFEESIREGQDVICDREAAVPWAARNSSKPQRPTGPDCWVLQADAEWSQSFLDVTPEKRAEALLEQWQSQLGGRLPDPCHLESHSWLYARVETPLSAPFLLDTDKGLSACGDWCLGARAEAAWDSGRQLGHMLAAFA